The proteins below come from a single Gordonia sp. X0973 genomic window:
- the nuoK gene encoding NADH-quinone oxidoreductase subunit NuoK, translating into MNPANYLYVAALLFTIGAAGVLLRRNAIVVFMSVELMLNAANLAFVTFARMHGTLDGQVIAFFTMVVAAAEVVVGLAIIMTIYRTRRSASVDDANLLSR; encoded by the coding sequence GTGAATCCCGCGAACTATCTCTACGTCGCCGCGCTGCTGTTCACCATCGGCGCCGCGGGCGTGCTGCTGCGGCGCAATGCGATCGTCGTCTTCATGTCGGTCGAGTTGATGCTGAACGCGGCGAACCTCGCGTTCGTGACCTTCGCCCGGATGCACGGCACCCTCGACGGCCAGGTCATCGCCTTCTTCACCATGGTCGTCGCGGCCGCCGAGGTCGTCGTCGGGTTGGCGATCATCATGACCATCTACCGGACCAGGCGCTCGGCGTCGGTCGACGACGCGAATCTGCTGAGCCGGTGA
- a CDS encoding tRNA adenosine deaminase-associated protein: MAASASDSDGDLDGFAVAVVREETSWKVTALDASALTDLADAERQLRDLRAAGAVFGLLDVDDEFFVVLRPAPGGARLLVSDATAAIDYDVAADALDALGVDIPDFDPDELDDVEPWEEGDLAVLADLGLPDAVMSIIVGDTDLYADEQVGMIAARLGFADELGKVLDSLGH, from the coding sequence ATGGCAGCGAGTGCGAGTGACTCCGACGGCGATCTCGACGGATTCGCGGTGGCCGTCGTCCGCGAGGAGACCTCGTGGAAGGTGACCGCGCTGGACGCATCGGCGCTGACGGACCTCGCCGATGCCGAGCGCCAACTCCGCGACCTGCGGGCCGCCGGGGCCGTCTTCGGCCTCCTCGACGTCGACGACGAATTCTTCGTCGTACTGCGCCCGGCACCCGGTGGGGCGCGCCTGCTGGTCTCCGACGCGACCGCCGCCATCGACTACGACGTCGCCGCGGACGCCCTTGACGCCTTGGGCGTCGACATCCCCGATTTCGACCCGGACGAACTCGACGACGTCGAGCCGTGGGAGGAGGGCGACCTCGCCGTCCTCGCTGATCTGGGGTTGCCGGATGCGGTGATGAGCATCATCGTCGGAGACACCGACCTCTATGCCGACGAGCAGGTCGGCATGATCGCCGCGCGACTCGGATTCGCCGACGAGTTGGGCAAGGTCCTCGACTCCCTGGGGCACTAG
- a CDS encoding prephenate dehydrogenase: protein MTDPSRPPICVLGLGLIGGSLLRAAARAGRAGFGYNRSAEGAAAARAAGFDADTDLDAVLRRAAEEYALVVLATPATTLDDLLPVVARLAPECVLTDVVSVKESVADAVARLHPGARYVGGHPMAGTSQSGWAATDPDLFDGAMWMVTTEDGTDPDDWLTVAALARDCGAQVVPAANDAHDRAVAAISHLPHLTADATAAVGAGESGLALRLAAGSFRDGTRVAGTAPALQRAMLEANRIALLNTLSETIDRLTVARDELRDRGSVEIIVDDGHRARLAYDVMASTPAPPIVDVEPGEQGWAAEMRRQAHLGHTWQR from the coding sequence GTGACCGATCCTTCTCGCCCACCGATCTGCGTTCTGGGCCTCGGCCTCATCGGCGGTTCGCTGCTGCGCGCGGCGGCGCGAGCGGGGCGCGCGGGCTTCGGCTACAACCGGTCCGCCGAGGGGGCCGCAGCGGCGCGCGCGGCCGGGTTCGACGCGGACACCGATCTCGACGCGGTGTTGCGCCGCGCGGCGGAGGAGTACGCGCTCGTCGTCCTCGCCACCCCGGCGACCACGCTCGACGACCTCCTTCCCGTCGTGGCCCGGCTGGCACCCGAATGCGTTCTGACCGACGTGGTGAGCGTCAAGGAGTCCGTCGCCGACGCGGTGGCACGTCTGCACCCCGGCGCTCGCTACGTCGGCGGCCACCCGATGGCCGGCACGAGCCAATCGGGCTGGGCCGCAACCGATCCCGACCTCTTCGACGGTGCGATGTGGATGGTCACCACCGAAGACGGCACCGATCCCGACGACTGGCTCACCGTCGCCGCCCTCGCCCGTGACTGCGGCGCCCAAGTGGTGCCGGCCGCCAACGACGCCCACGACCGCGCGGTCGCCGCCATCTCACACCTGCCGCACCTGACCGCCGATGCGACGGCGGCCGTCGGCGCCGGGGAGAGCGGGTTGGCCCTGCGTCTGGCGGCGGGCAGCTTCCGGGACGGCACCCGCGTCGCGGGCACGGCACCGGCCTTGCAGCGCGCCATGCTGGAGGCCAACCGCATCGCCCTGCTGAACACGCTGAGCGAGACGATCGACAGGTTGACGGTCGCGCGAGACGAACTGCGCGATCGCGGTTCGGTCGAGATCATCGTCGACGACGGTCATCGTGCCCGGCTTGCCTACGACGTCATGGCGTCGACGCCGGCGCCGCCCATCGTCGACGTGGAGCCCGGCGAGCAGGGGTGGGCCGCCGAGATGCGACGCCAGGCCCATCTCGGTCACACCTGGCAGCGCTGA
- the nuoL gene encoding NADH-quinone oxidoreductase subunit L, whose protein sequence is MSDTSIAMIGVIPALPAAGAAITLLAGRRSDRWGHLLATAAVGASFVLTALLWWRMLRRADEDRPITSTLYSWIPVDRLQVDIALKLDQLSICFALLITGVGFLIHVYSIGYMSHDPDRRRFFCYLNLFVAAMLLLVLADNYVLMYAGWEGVGLASYLLIGFWQDRPSAATAAKKAFVVNRVGDMGFVVALMIMFTQFHGFRVDDVVAKAAAAPESTLTPLGLMLLLAACAKSAQVPLQSWLGDAMEGPTPVSALIHAATMVTAGVYLIVRSGPVFDHAHTAQTVVLIIGAVTLLFGAIIGCAKDDIKKALAASTMSQIGYMFLAAGLGPAGYVFAIAHLLAHGFFKAGLFLGSGAVMHAMDDETDMRRYGGLRKHLPITFVTFGLAYLAIIGIPPLAGFFTKDHIIEAAFGAGGIRGPVLGIATVVGAGLTAFYMTRVMLLTFFGEPRWSKDAHPHEAPLSMTVPMIVLAVGSVASGALLVFGGHFAAWLTPITGSAHHELPVPAWLLSLGVLAVVALGIAIAWRAYRGTVPRTAPSGSPLTRAARADLYGDRFNEKVLMVPGQQLTAALRVVEDRGFGGAERGLALGVDGGSQLLRQAQNGYVRSYALGVLSGAVILIGIVLAVAL, encoded by the coding sequence ATGAGTGACACCTCCATCGCGATGATCGGCGTCATCCCGGCCCTCCCGGCCGCAGGTGCGGCGATCACCCTGCTGGCCGGGCGACGCAGCGACCGGTGGGGCCACCTGTTGGCGACGGCGGCGGTCGGCGCCTCCTTCGTGCTGACCGCCCTGCTGTGGTGGCGGATGCTGCGACGCGCCGACGAGGACCGCCCGATCACGTCGACCCTGTACTCCTGGATCCCGGTCGACCGGCTGCAGGTCGACATCGCATTGAAACTCGACCAACTCTCGATCTGCTTCGCGCTGCTGATCACCGGCGTCGGGTTCCTCATCCACGTGTATTCGATCGGATACATGTCCCACGATCCCGACCGCCGCCGGTTCTTCTGCTACCTCAACCTGTTCGTCGCGGCGATGCTGCTGTTGGTGCTGGCCGACAACTATGTCCTGATGTACGCCGGTTGGGAGGGCGTAGGCCTCGCGTCCTACCTGTTGATCGGCTTCTGGCAGGACCGGCCGTCGGCGGCGACCGCGGCGAAGAAGGCCTTCGTCGTCAACCGCGTCGGCGACATGGGCTTCGTCGTCGCGCTGATGATCATGTTCACCCAGTTCCACGGTTTCCGCGTCGACGACGTCGTCGCGAAGGCCGCGGCTGCGCCGGAGTCGACGCTGACGCCGCTCGGGCTGATGTTGCTGCTGGCGGCCTGCGCGAAATCGGCACAGGTGCCGTTGCAGTCCTGGCTCGGCGACGCGATGGAGGGCCCGACGCCGGTGTCGGCGCTCATCCACGCGGCGACGATGGTGACGGCCGGTGTGTACCTCATCGTGCGGTCGGGCCCGGTGTTCGACCACGCCCACACCGCGCAGACGGTGGTGCTGATCATCGGGGCGGTGACGCTGCTGTTCGGCGCGATCATCGGCTGCGCGAAGGACGACATCAAGAAGGCGCTCGCCGCGTCGACGATGAGTCAGATCGGGTACATGTTCCTCGCCGCCGGGTTGGGCCCGGCCGGATACGTCTTCGCCATCGCCCATCTGTTGGCGCACGGCTTCTTCAAGGCCGGACTGTTCCTCGGGTCCGGCGCGGTGATGCATGCGATGGACGACGAGACCGACATGCGCCGCTACGGCGGGCTGCGCAAACACCTGCCGATCACCTTCGTCACCTTCGGCCTCGCCTACCTGGCGATCATCGGTATCCCGCCGCTGGCCGGCTTCTTCACCAAGGACCACATCATCGAGGCGGCGTTCGGCGCCGGCGGCATCCGCGGCCCGGTGCTCGGTATCGCGACGGTGGTCGGGGCCGGGCTCACCGCCTTCTATATGACCCGCGTCATGCTGCTGACCTTCTTCGGCGAGCCCCGGTGGTCGAAGGATGCGCACCCGCACGAGGCCCCCCTCTCCATGACCGTGCCGATGATCGTGTTGGCCGTCGGCTCGGTCGCCTCGGGCGCCCTCCTCGTCTTCGGCGGGCATTTCGCCGCCTGGCTGACCCCCATCACCGGCTCGGCGCATCACGAACTCCCGGTACCTGCATGGCTGCTCAGCCTCGGCGTACTCGCCGTCGTGGCGCTCGGCATCGCCATCGCCTGGCGCGCCTACCGGGGCACGGTGCCCCGCACCGCGCCGTCCGGATCGCCGCTGACCCGGGCGGCCCGCGCCGACCTGTACGGCGATCGCTTCAACGAGAAGGTGCTGATGGTGCCCGGTCAGCAGCTGACCGCGGCGCTGCGGGTCGTCGAGGACCGCGGGTTCGGCGGGGCCGAACGCGGGTTGGCCCTCGGCGTCGACGGCGGTTCGCAGCTGCTGCGGCAGGCGCAGAACGGTTACGTCCGGTCCTACGCGCTGGGCGTCCTGTCCGGCGCGGTCATCCTGATCGGCATCGTCCTGGCGGTGGCACTGTGA
- the nuoI gene encoding NADH-quinone oxidoreductase subunit NuoI, translating to MPDFGKPIAGFGVMLGGMLREPITRQYPEEKAPVAPRYHGRHQLNRYDDGLEKCIGCELCAWACPADAIFVEGAPNNDEERYSPAERYGRVYQINYLRCIGCGLCIEACPTRALTMTNEFELADDNRADLIYEKDRLLAPPPPGAEPTPQRKPARAVDYYLGRAGSGDQTGGSQAEESAETQR from the coding sequence ATGCCTGACTTCGGCAAACCGATCGCCGGCTTCGGTGTCATGCTCGGCGGGATGCTCCGCGAGCCCATCACCCGGCAATACCCGGAGGAGAAGGCCCCCGTCGCACCGCGCTATCACGGTCGCCACCAACTCAACCGCTACGACGACGGGTTGGAGAAGTGCATCGGCTGCGAACTCTGCGCATGGGCCTGCCCCGCGGACGCGATCTTCGTCGAGGGCGCGCCCAACAACGACGAGGAGCGATATTCGCCGGCCGAGCGCTACGGCCGGGTCTACCAGATCAACTACCTGCGCTGCATCGGCTGCGGACTGTGTATCGAGGCCTGCCCGACCCGTGCGCTGACCATGACCAACGAGTTCGAGCTCGCCGACGACAACCGCGCCGACCTGATCTATGAGAAGGACCGCCTTCTCGCACCGCCGCCGCCCGGCGCGGAGCCGACGCCGCAACGCAAGCCGGCGCGGGCCGTCGACTACTACCTCGGGCGGGCCGGCAGCGGAGATCAGACCGGGGGCAGCCAGGCGGAGGAGTCCGCGGAGACCCAACGATGA
- a CDS encoding NADH-quinone oxidoreductase subunit M, giving the protein MNAVPWLSALWLIPTLGAIGVALLPGGRGARIPQIIGMAVALIVLGWSIAIAVEYEASGNTRFELTESHRWIPAIGARYELGLDGIGLVLVLLTTALVPLLMVAGWRRAADLPDGPDGEHGADPRIYVALTLAVQAMVLLSFVATDILLFYLVFEAMLIPMYFLIGGWGRLEKSLRARAALKFLLYNLFGGLVMLAGVIGLFVLTSRAKLGDDGRGAFGLHELTTAIADGRLDVGGGAGKAICGAFLFAFAVKAPVWPVHAWLPDSAVAGTPSTGVLMMAVMDKVGTFAMLRFVVELFGDTAKSFAPWMTLLAVISIVYGLVLAIAQTDIMRLIAYTSISHFGFIVLGVFALSPQSQAGATLYMLNHGISTAALFLVAGFLVRKRGSSAIADFGGVQKVAPVLAGVFLLSGLATLSLPGLAPFVSEFLVMIGSFTRYPVAAVVATVALVGSAVYILWTYQRMMGGPAPAAVEDVTDLDGRERLVLFPLVAALIILGFWPRPALDVITPSVNQTLASVSVAHTHPVNVPQGGVR; this is encoded by the coding sequence GTGAACGCGGTTCCGTGGCTGAGCGCGCTGTGGCTGATCCCCACACTCGGCGCGATCGGCGTCGCCCTACTCCCCGGCGGCCGCGGTGCGCGGATCCCCCAGATCATCGGCATGGCCGTCGCGCTGATCGTGCTGGGCTGGTCGATCGCGATCGCCGTCGAGTACGAGGCGTCGGGCAACACGAGATTCGAACTCACCGAGTCGCACCGGTGGATCCCGGCGATCGGCGCGCGCTACGAACTCGGCCTCGACGGGATCGGATTGGTCCTGGTGCTGCTCACCACCGCCCTCGTTCCGCTGCTGATGGTCGCGGGCTGGCGTCGGGCGGCGGACCTCCCGGACGGCCCCGACGGCGAGCACGGCGCCGACCCCCGGATCTACGTCGCGCTGACGCTGGCGGTGCAGGCCATGGTCCTGCTCAGCTTCGTGGCCACCGACATCCTGCTCTTCTACCTCGTCTTCGAGGCCATGCTCATCCCGATGTACTTCCTCATCGGCGGCTGGGGTCGGCTCGAGAAGTCCCTGCGCGCCCGGGCCGCACTGAAGTTCCTGCTGTACAACCTGTTCGGCGGGCTGGTGATGCTCGCCGGGGTCATCGGCCTCTTCGTCCTCACGTCGCGTGCCAAGCTCGGCGACGACGGTCGCGGCGCCTTCGGGCTGCACGAATTGACCACGGCGATCGCCGACGGCCGGCTCGACGTCGGGGGCGGTGCCGGGAAGGCGATCTGCGGTGCCTTCCTGTTCGCCTTCGCGGTGAAGGCGCCGGTGTGGCCGGTCCACGCGTGGCTGCCCGACTCCGCGGTCGCCGGCACCCCGTCGACGGGTGTCCTGATGATGGCGGTGATGGACAAGGTCGGCACCTTCGCGATGCTGCGCTTCGTCGTCGAGTTGTTCGGCGACACCGCGAAGTCCTTCGCCCCGTGGATGACGCTGCTCGCGGTGATCAGCATCGTCTACGGCCTCGTCCTCGCGATCGCTCAGACCGACATCATGCGGCTGATCGCCTACACCTCGATCTCCCACTTCGGGTTCATCGTGCTCGGCGTCTTCGCGCTCTCCCCCCAATCGCAGGCCGGCGCGACGCTCTACATGCTCAACCACGGCATCTCCACCGCCGCGTTGTTCCTTGTCGCCGGATTCCTGGTCCGCAAACGCGGCAGCAGCGCCATCGCCGACTTCGGCGGCGTGCAGAAGGTCGCGCCGGTGTTGGCCGGGGTGTTCCTCCTCTCCGGTCTCGCCACACTCTCGCTGCCCGGTCTGGCCCCGTTCGTCTCCGAATTCCTCGTGATGATCGGGAGCTTCACTCGCTACCCGGTGGCGGCGGTCGTCGCCACCGTCGCCCTGGTCGGCTCGGCCGTCTACATCCTGTGGACCTACCAGCGCATGATGGGCGGCCCGGCACCGGCCGCGGTCGAGGACGTCACCGACCTCGACGGTCGGGAACGGCTGGTGCTCTTCCCACTCGTCGCCGCCCTGATCATCCTCGGGTTCTGGCCGCGGCCCGCGCTCGACGTGATCACCCCGTCGGTGAACCAGACCCTCGCGTCGGTGTCGGTAGCGCACACCCATCCCGTGAACGTCCCGCAGGGAGGAGTCCGGTGA
- a CDS encoding NADH-quinone oxidoreductase subunit J — protein MTAALGAASVSLAAELTRTSTGEAVQFWVLAVVVVLGALGVVFSPKAVYSALFLAMTMLILAVFYIAQGALFLGVVQIVVYTGAVMMLFLFVLMLIGVDSADSLTEAIRGQRYAAVGLGLGFGVLLIAGIAHATLAVFVGFDTATGGNEAIVKLAQLIFNQYLWAFELTGALLITATLGAMVLAHRPRITKKLTQRDLSVARFRPDSPVPPTPLPASGVFARHNAVDVPARLPDGSPSELSVNKSLGGRRAVEAQDIIVEDTAITSESEDR, from the coding sequence ATGACCGCGGCCTTGGGTGCGGCGAGCGTGAGCCTCGCCGCAGAACTGACCCGCACCTCCACCGGCGAAGCCGTGCAGTTCTGGGTGCTGGCGGTCGTCGTGGTGCTCGGCGCCCTGGGGGTGGTGTTCTCGCCCAAAGCCGTCTACTCGGCCCTGTTCCTGGCGATGACCATGCTGATCCTCGCCGTCTTCTACATCGCGCAGGGAGCCTTGTTCCTCGGCGTCGTGCAGATCGTCGTCTATACCGGCGCGGTGATGATGCTGTTCCTGTTCGTGCTGATGCTGATCGGCGTCGACTCGGCCGATTCGCTGACCGAGGCCATCCGCGGGCAGCGCTATGCCGCGGTCGGCCTCGGACTCGGATTCGGCGTGCTGTTGATCGCCGGCATCGCCCACGCGACGCTCGCCGTCTTCGTCGGATTCGACACCGCGACCGGCGGCAACGAGGCCATCGTCAAACTCGCGCAGCTGATCTTCAACCAGTACCTGTGGGCATTCGAGCTGACCGGGGCCCTGCTGATCACCGCGACGCTCGGCGCGATGGTGCTGGCCCACCGCCCCCGGATCACCAAGAAGCTCACCCAGCGGGATCTGTCCGTGGCCCGGTTCCGCCCGGACTCGCCGGTGCCGCCGACGCCGCTGCCCGCATCCGGGGTCTTCGCCCGCCACAACGCCGTCGACGTGCCCGCGCGCCTGCCGGACGGCTCGCCGTCGGAGCTGTCGGTGAACAAGTCGCTGGGCGGGCGCCGCGCCGTGGAGGCGCAGGACATCATCGTCGAGGACACGGCCATTACGAGCGAGAGTGAGGACCGGTGA
- the aqpZ gene encoding aquaporin Z, whose product MSESLTRRTLAELFGTFWLVFGGCGAAIFAAKQIASDTDGHVTFNIGIGYVGVALAFGLTVLTMVYAVGHISGGHFNPAVTIGAVAAGRLPARDLIPYWIAQVVGGLIAGLALWFIAGGRSGFTATGNMAANGFGDHSPGGYSLVAVLVAEIILTAFFLIVILGATDKRAPAGFAGIAIGFTLTLIHLISIPISNTSVNPARSTGVAFFNGNGAPGQLWMFWLAPLVGGLIGGILYVLLFTDEKLKVES is encoded by the coding sequence GTGTCTGAATCTCTCACTCGCAGAACGCTTGCCGAGCTATTCGGCACGTTCTGGCTCGTGTTCGGCGGATGTGGGGCCGCGATCTTCGCGGCGAAGCAGATCGCCAGCGACACCGACGGCCACGTGACGTTCAACATCGGCATCGGCTACGTCGGCGTCGCACTCGCCTTCGGCCTGACCGTGCTGACCATGGTCTACGCCGTCGGCCACATCTCCGGCGGCCACTTCAACCCGGCCGTGACGATCGGCGCGGTCGCCGCGGGACGCCTCCCGGCTCGCGACCTCATCCCGTACTGGATCGCCCAGGTGGTCGGCGGCCTGATCGCGGGCCTGGCCCTGTGGTTCATCGCGGGCGGCCGCAGCGGTTTCACGGCCACCGGCAACATGGCGGCCAACGGATTCGGTGACCACTCTCCGGGTGGCTACTCGCTGGTCGCGGTTCTCGTCGCGGAGATCATCCTCACCGCGTTCTTCCTGATCGTGATCCTCGGCGCCACCGACAAGCGCGCGCCCGCCGGATTCGCCGGCATCGCGATCGGTTTCACCCTCACGCTGATCCACCTCATCTCGATTCCGATCAGCAACACCTCGGTCAACCCGGCTCGCTCGACCGGTGTGGCCTTCTTCAACGGCAACGGAGCGCCCGGTCAGCTGTGGATGTTCTGGCTCGCACCGCTGGTCGGCGGATTGATCGGCGGCATTCTCTACGTGCTGCTGTTCACCGACGAGAAGCTGAAGGTCGAGTCGTAG
- a CDS encoding zinc-dependent alcohol dehydrogenase family protein yields MRATVLHAPRDIRSETLPDPKILAPTDAIIETAATCVCGSDLWPYRGINEFDEPWAIGHEYVGVVREVGSDVTTVKPGQFVIGSFFASDNTCPHCRNGYQSGCEQLAPVVGCQAEAIRIPLADGTLVATPDTPSDDMLPDLLALSDVMGTGWYAARAAGVAPGHTTVVVGDGAVGLSAVLAAKEQGAQRIIALSRHPDRQAVARAFGATDIVEERGAEAVERVRELTGGVGADSIAECVGTDEAMTTALDSARQGGGVGFVGVPHGVKLSAGKLFRNHVRIQGGGAPVRDFLPDLISRVYAGDFHPGQVFDLRLALADVAQGYQAMDERRAIKAFLIP; encoded by the coding sequence ATGCGCGCAACCGTCCTCCATGCACCCCGTGACATCCGATCCGAAACCCTCCCCGACCCGAAGATCCTCGCGCCCACCGACGCGATCATCGAGACCGCGGCCACCTGCGTCTGCGGCTCGGACCTCTGGCCGTACCGCGGGATCAACGAGTTCGACGAGCCGTGGGCGATCGGCCACGAATACGTCGGCGTCGTGCGGGAGGTCGGCTCCGACGTCACGACGGTCAAGCCCGGCCAATTCGTCATCGGCTCCTTCTTCGCGTCGGACAACACCTGCCCGCACTGCCGCAACGGCTACCAATCCGGCTGCGAGCAGCTCGCTCCCGTCGTCGGTTGTCAGGCCGAGGCCATCCGCATCCCGTTGGCCGACGGGACGCTGGTCGCCACGCCGGACACCCCCTCCGACGACATGCTGCCCGACCTGCTGGCCCTGTCCGACGTGATGGGCACCGGCTGGTACGCGGCGCGTGCCGCCGGAGTCGCCCCCGGCCACACGACGGTGGTCGTCGGCGACGGTGCCGTCGGGCTCTCCGCGGTCCTCGCCGCCAAGGAGCAAGGCGCGCAGCGGATCATCGCGCTCTCGCGCCACCCCGACCGCCAGGCAGTCGCGCGGGCATTCGGCGCCACCGACATCGTCGAGGAGCGCGGCGCCGAGGCCGTCGAGCGCGTGCGCGAGTTGACCGGGGGCGTCGGCGCGGACAGCATTGCCGAATGCGTCGGCACCGACGAGGCGATGACGACCGCGCTGGACTCGGCCCGCCAGGGCGGCGGCGTCGGATTCGTCGGCGTCCCGCACGGGGTGAAGCTCTCGGCGGGCAAGCTGTTTCGCAACCACGTCCGCATCCAGGGCGGCGGCGCTCCGGTGCGCGACTTCCTGCCCGACCTGATCAGCCGCGTCTACGCGGGCGACTTCCACCCCGGCCAGGTCTTCGACCTGCGACTCGCGCTCGCCGACGTCGCGCAGGGATACCAGGCGATGGACGAGCGGCGCGCCATCAAGGCCTTCCTGATCCCGTAA
- a CDS encoding nucleoside deaminase, which translates to MSARVGSSGGASHDRLHDDEQLIRLAIAAAAESGPDDVPIGAVIVDPEGFELARAGNRREADGDPCAHAEVIALRAAAQRFGDGWRLGGCTLAVTVEPCTMCAGAIGLARIEKVVFGAWEPKTGAVGSLWDVLRDPRLTHRPQVRGGVLADECAALLKSFFAGQRDHLA; encoded by the coding sequence ATGTCGGCGCGCGTCGGGTCGTCGGGTGGGGCGTCGCACGATCGGTTGCACGACGACGAACAGCTCATCCGGCTGGCCATCGCCGCCGCCGCCGAGTCCGGTCCCGACGACGTGCCGATCGGCGCGGTGATCGTCGATCCGGAAGGTTTCGAACTCGCGCGCGCCGGGAATCGTCGCGAGGCCGACGGGGATCCGTGCGCACATGCCGAGGTCATCGCATTGCGCGCGGCGGCGCAGCGGTTCGGCGACGGATGGCGGCTCGGCGGCTGCACGTTGGCGGTCACCGTCGAGCCGTGCACCATGTGCGCCGGCGCGATCGGACTGGCCCGGATCGAGAAGGTCGTGTTCGGCGCCTGGGAGCCGAAAACCGGGGCGGTCGGGTCGTTGTGGGACGTGTTGCGCGACCCGCGACTGACCCATCGACCGCAGGTTCGCGGTGGGGTGTTGGCCGACGAATGTGCGGCCTTGCTGAAGAGCTTTTTCGCAGGCCAGCGGGACCATTTGGCTTGA
- the nuoN gene encoding NADH-quinone oxidoreductase subunit NuoN, with amino-acid sequence MVAPSIDYRALSPMLVVFGAAVVAVVVEAFFPRAWRSRAQLVLSLVGLLGALGCVIALGLARDPRGGRSTMSGAVIVDGPALLTQGAIIVVALLTVLVCSERRLDNVWAGSDAGGHSDADLVADPFTPSAATVPGSDGELAAGRAGELTTEVFALTLFATGGMMLFGAAGDLLTMFIALEVFSLPLYVLCGLARRRRLLSQEASLKYFLLGAFSSAFFLFGAAFIYGAAGTLSLSSAGKAIGAGNVASGPGVHSAGADSTLALIGLALLAVGLLFKVGAVPFGSWVPDVYQGAPTPVTAFMASATKLAAFVALTRVFYVTFPSLAHEWRPALWVVAIATMVVATIMAVSQDDIKRMFAYSSMVHAGFILLGVIALSDAGLSAVLFYLVTYAFSAFGGFALLSVVRDRAGREATDFDSWAGIGRSRPLVGALFALFLLAFAGIPLTTGFVAKFVVFAAAGASGGWALVIVGILASAVAAYFYLRVVVAMFWTEPIDSDDPTRTVEVRQPSIATMLPIAVCAIITLGFGIAPQWLLHLADAAVPFFTR; translated from the coding sequence ATGGTCGCGCCCAGCATCGACTACCGAGCGCTCTCGCCGATGCTCGTGGTCTTCGGTGCCGCGGTCGTCGCCGTCGTCGTCGAGGCGTTCTTCCCGCGCGCCTGGCGGTCCCGCGCCCAGCTGGTCCTCTCCCTCGTCGGGCTCCTCGGCGCGCTCGGCTGCGTGATCGCGCTCGGACTCGCCCGCGACCCGCGCGGCGGGAGGTCGACGATGAGCGGCGCAGTCATCGTCGACGGCCCCGCATTGCTCACCCAGGGCGCGATCATCGTCGTCGCCCTCCTGACCGTGCTGGTCTGCAGTGAACGCCGACTGGACAACGTGTGGGCCGGGAGCGATGCGGGCGGGCACTCCGACGCCGATCTGGTCGCCGATCCGTTCACCCCGTCCGCCGCGACGGTGCCCGGGTCCGACGGCGAGTTGGCCGCCGGGCGGGCCGGGGAGCTGACCACCGAAGTCTTCGCGCTGACCCTGTTCGCGACCGGCGGCATGATGCTGTTCGGCGCGGCGGGCGACCTGCTGACGATGTTCATCGCCCTCGAGGTCTTCTCCCTGCCGCTGTACGTGCTGTGCGGATTGGCCCGGCGTCGGCGGCTCCTCTCCCAGGAGGCCTCGCTCAAATACTTCCTACTCGGCGCCTTCTCGTCGGCCTTCTTCCTCTTCGGGGCGGCATTCATCTACGGCGCGGCGGGCACGCTGTCGCTGTCGTCGGCCGGGAAGGCCATCGGCGCCGGGAACGTGGCGAGCGGCCCGGGTGTGCACAGCGCCGGCGCCGACTCCACCCTCGCGCTGATCGGGTTGGCCCTGCTGGCGGTCGGGCTGCTGTTCAAGGTCGGCGCGGTGCCGTTCGGCTCGTGGGTGCCCGACGTCTACCAGGGCGCGCCCACCCCGGTGACGGCGTTCATGGCGTCGGCGACGAAACTCGCCGCCTTCGTGGCGCTGACCCGCGTCTTCTACGTGACGTTCCCGTCGCTGGCACACGAATGGCGGCCGGCGCTGTGGGTGGTGGCCATCGCGACGATGGTGGTCGCGACGATCATGGCGGTCAGCCAGGACGACATCAAGCGCATGTTCGCCTACTCGTCGATGGTGCACGCGGGCTTCATCCTGCTCGGTGTGATCGCGCTCAGTGACGCCGGCCTCTCTGCCGTCCTGTTCTACCTCGTCACCTACGCCTTCTCCGCGTTCGGCGGTTTCGCCCTGCTGTCGGTGGTGCGCGACCGGGCCGGGCGCGAGGCCACCGATTTCGACTCGTGGGCGGGGATCGGCCGGAGCCGCCCGCTGGTCGGCGCCCTGTTCGCGCTGTTCCTGCTGGCCTTCGCGGGCATCCCCCTGACGACGGGCTTCGTCGCGAAATTCGTGGTCTTCGCCGCGGCGGGCGCATCCGGCGGCTGGGCGCTGGTGATCGTCGGCATCCTGGCCAGTGCGGTGGCCGCCTACTTCTATCTGCGCGTCGTCGTCGCCATGTTCTGGACCGAGCCGATCGATTCCGACGATCCGACGCGGACCGTCGAGGTCCGCCAACCCAGCATCGCGACGATGCTCCCGATCGCCGTCTGCGCGATCATCACCCTGGGCTTCGGTATCGCCCCGCAGTGGTTGCTCCACCTGGCCGACGCCGCCGTCCCGTTCTTCACCCGCTGA